A genomic segment from Antedon mediterranea chromosome 6, ecAntMedi1.1, whole genome shotgun sequence encodes:
- the LOC140051655 gene encoding uncharacterized protein, translating into MVVKEYTTESLRKTNYVTAVRGRPTFEDLLVNTVSNWTRLVHRIAYCRRFILKRRPETLFLTADELQRAEFSLFYVSQRTANDRLDAWSTRKLNPKVDESGMIRVEGRLNKLHIPEQQKRPILLRRGSFLVELFAKYIHKTIGHQGYRVAVASTFKRGIYILGGPKLFKDIAAKCMFCRTRRRSLLSQQMGELPSFRGDPHTPPFCNVALDFFGPISIKLTRNTNTEGNILIVTCMTTRVISLELVDSLSSESFINAWRRFVCSRGIHPVTAFSDHGRNFVGAQQKLRDWIKSWDELKLKMEFRKTNTSFDWQFNTPYASHMNGVVESLIRSCRKGLDAVVDYHHRRFSALEWQTILSEVTYLINSRPLFPDGPDPLESPPITGNDILFPHGQPVLLQPNLEVVTNQKSIVDIAQRRVHAFWDCWMCYMPPQLVQRSKWFHPRENLQIGDLVLVLEPGLKGVAAPRGHWRRGIVVDVKPGKDNLVRKAMIKTVERSNISIKERPVHKLCLIATVGELNHGFSSK; encoded by the coding sequence ATGGTTGTAAAGGAGTACACAACGGAGTCTCTACgcaaaacgaattatgttacaGCTGTcagaggtaggcctacatttgaagACCTGTTGGTCAACACCGTGTCAAATTGGACTAGGCTGGTTCACCGAATAGCATACTGTCGTcgattcattttaaaaaggcgaCCAGAAACCCTCTTTTTGACTGCCGACGAACTGCAAAGGGCTGAATTTTCACTCTTCTACGTTTCTCAGCGCACTGCGAACGATCGTTTGGATGCTTGGAGTACTAGAAAGCTAAACCCTAAAGTGGACGAGAGTGGTATGATAAGGGTCGAGGGAAGACTTAACAAGCTTCATATCCCTGAACAACAAAAACGGCCGATTCTTCTTCGTAGAGGATCATTTCTGGTAGAGTTGTTTGCCAAATATATTCATAAGACGATTGGTCATCAGGGATACCGAGTGGCTGTTGCAAGCACATTTAAACGTGGAATTTACATACTCGGAGGACCCAAATTGTTTAAAGATATTGCTGCCAAATGTATGTTCTGTCGAACTCGACGTAGGAGTTTACTTAGCCAACAAATGGGAGAACTTCCCAGTTTTAGAGGCGATCCGCATACACCACCCTTTTGTAACGTAGCTCTTGATTTCTTTGGACCGATTTCTATCAAGCTCACTCGTAATACCAATACAGAAGGTAACATTCTGATAGTGACCTGCATGACCACACGAGTTATCTCATTAGAATTAGTGGATTCTCTATCATCAGAATCATTTATTAATGCTTGGAGACGATTTGTCTGCTCGCGGGGGATCCACCCAGTAACCGCCTTTAGTGACCATGGCCGCAATTTCGTCGGCGCTCAGCAGAAGTTGAGAGATTGGATCAAATCATGGGACGAACTAAAATTAAAGATGGAATTCAGGAAAACCAATACATCTTTCGACTGGCAGTTCAATACTCCTTACGCTTCTCACATGAATGGAGTTGTCGAATCGCTTATAAGGAGTTGCCGTAAAGGTCTAGATGCCGTAGTCGATTACCATCATCGCCGTTTTAGTGCCCTTGAATGGCAGACTATTTTGAGTGAAGTGACTTATCTTATAAACTCACGACCATTGTTTCCGGATGGGCCTGATCCACTTGAATCACCGCCAATTACTGGTAATGATATTCTATTTCCACATGGACAACCCGTACTCTTGCAACCGAACTTGGAAGTGGTAACGAATCAGAAGAGTATTGTCGACATCGCACAACGACGTGTTCATGCATTCTGGGATTGTTGGATGTGTTATATGCCACCTCAATTAGTACAACGTTCAAAGTGGTTTCACCCAAGAGAAAATTTGCAGATTGGAGATTTAGTGCTAGTACTGGAACCTGGATTAAAGGGGGTTGCAGCACCACGTGGACATTGGCGACGGGGAATAGTTGTGGATGTGAAGCCAGGGAAGGACAATCTCGTTCGGAAGGCCATGATTAAAACTGTTGAAAGATCGAATATAAGTATTAAGGAAAGGCCTGTACATAAGTTGTGTTTGATTGCAACTGTGGGAGAACTTAACCACGGGTTTTCTTCTAAATAA
- the LOC140052555 gene encoding solute carrier family 15 member 4-like yields the protein MGMSLEFTDDEKTLLLSNTKCTYSSCEDEEDKKKPDSFSNRYFVVLCILLCELCERLTYYGIVGNLVLYLTIELDYSSAAASSISLVFTGFVYTTPLFGGLISDSFLGKLKTIFCSLFIYGIGTIILPIISIDYEKLNGGGLSLSEQRILYLLALSLVAIGTGGIKTTVSPFGVQQLEDLGDGVIQTYFNWYYWFINIGSIIAYTIVVYIQQEISFAWGYTIPAASIIFAGLALLAGRKKYITTPPEGSILSRMFNILGQAISSSSCKPDEENSSFLDRAKEENGGTFRSKHVEEVKLMARIIPVLFGTMLYWTVYVQMQTSFVLQGERMNLVYGDFTFPVASLSVFNKISLLLLIPLMDTVVYPLCDYLGFKLTQLKRMGFGMFLGAIAMIVAAGVEVSRKNIMDNGGYTDQIIVNASYNASTMTVFAQIPQYFIFGASEILTSITGMEFAYSQAPKVLQGVLLGLFLFTAGLGSYLGSLLVIIVNAATKGSYLVDK from the exons ATGGGTATGAGCTTAGAGTTTACCGATGATGAGAAGACATTGCTTCTTTCAAATACAAAATGTACTTATTCAAGTTGTGAAGATGAAGAGGACAAAAAGAAACCCGATTCTTTCAGTAACCGATACTTTGTTGTCTTGTGTATTCTACTCTGTGAGCTCTGTGAGCGGTTAACTTATTACGGAATCGTTGGAAATCTTGTGTTGTATTTAACAATCGAGCTAGACTATAGCAGTGCGGCTGCTTCGTCAATATCGCTAGTTTTTACCGGATTTGTTTACACCACACCTCTTTTTGGCGGACTTATAAGTGATTCTTTTTTGGGAAaacttaaaacaatattttgttcattGTTTATTTATGGAATTG GTACAATCATTCTACCTATAATCTCGATTGACTACGAAAAACTGAACGGCGGAGGACTTTCTTTATCTGAACAGcgaatattgtatttattagcTTTATCGTTAGTTGCTATCGGAACTGGGGGAATCAAAACAACGGTTTCCCCATTCGGTGTTCAACAACTTGAAGACTTGGGAGATGGCGTTATACAAACTTATTTTAATTG GTATTATTGGTTCATCAACATTGGATCGATTATTGCTTACACTATTGTGGTTTATATTCAGCAAGAGATCAGCTTTGCTTGGGGTTATACAATTCCAGCTGCTTCTATTATATTTGCTGGCCTAGCTTTGTTGGCtggaagaaaaaaatatataacaacacCACCAGAAG GTAGCATACTTTCAAGAATGTTCAACATTCTTGGTCAAGCAATTTCGTCTAGTAGCTGCAAACCTGATGAGGAAAATTCAAGTTTTCTTGACCGGGCAAAGGAAGAAAATGGAGGTACTTTCCGAAGTAAGCATGTAGAAGAAGTGAAATTGATGGCAAGAATCATACCAGTGCTGTTTGGTACAATGTTGTACTGGACAGTGTATGTGCAG ATGCAAACTTCATTTGTTCTCCAAGGAGAGAGGATGAACCTGGTCTACGGTGACTTCACCTTTCCCGTTGCATCGCTTAGCGTTTTCAATAAAATTAGTCTTTTGCTTTTGATTCCGTTGATGGATACTGTAGTATATCCATTATGTGACTACTTGGGCTTCAAACTGACGCAGCTTAAGCGGATGG gatTTGGGATGTTCTTAGGTGCCATAGCAATGATAGTGGCCGCTGGTGTTGAAGTTAGCAGAAAAAACATTATGGATAACGGTGGCTATACAGATCAAATTATTGTTAATGCGTCATACAATGCATCTACTATGACAGTATTCGCTCAAATTccacagtattttatttttggcGCAAGTGAAATTCTCACAAGCATTACTG GGATGGAGTTTGCATATTCACAGGCTCCAAAGGTGTTGCAGGGCGTTCTGCTTGGATTGTTTCTTTTTACAGCTGGCCTAGGAAGTTATTTAGGTTCTTTACTGGTCATCATCGTTAATGCTGCAACAAAAGGTTCGTATCTTGTTGACAAATAA